The Sphingobacteriales bacterium genome has a segment encoding these proteins:
- a CDS encoding glycosyltransferase, with protein MPYPLNDGGNIATYYMSKYLSQSGCELTLFCLNTKKHYQSIEPLQALAQEVYDVYVEAPISVFGAFVGLFHKMPYVAKRFFTPEAQHKLQQILAKNIFDIVQLEGVYLALYLPLIRKYAPQSKIVLRAHNIEYLIWKRLYNSEKNWLRRQYLYLISKHIQRFEQENFPLFDGIIALSEVDAALIHQVAPEVPLSVIPLGIDNEQIIEPTEHSRHHICFLGSLEWAPNEEGVLWFIHEVWYKILEQIPDAQFVIAGKNPPESLRSLSIKQVEMRGEVPSAIEFVKDFDIMIVPLLSGSGIRVKIIEAFAWGKCVVSTNIGAEGLLITPDKQLLLADTAVAFAQKTVQALKDKEKRKQVALAGQQWVKDHYQWSEIIKKAIKFYNEIKCNN; from the coding sequence GTGCCTTATCCGCTCAATGATGGTGGCAATATTGCTACTTATTATATGAGTAAGTATCTCTCGCAAAGTGGTTGTGAATTGACGCTTTTTTGCCTGAATACCAAAAAACACTATCAATCTATAGAGCCGTTGCAAGCGTTGGCACAGGAAGTATATGATGTATATGTAGAAGCCCCTATTTCTGTTTTTGGTGCATTTGTGGGCTTGTTTCATAAGATGCCTTATGTTGCTAAACGCTTTTTTACGCCTGAAGCACAACATAAATTACAGCAAATTTTAGCAAAAAATATATTTGATATTGTTCAGTTAGAAGGTGTTTATTTAGCTTTATACCTGCCGCTTATACGAAAATATGCACCCCAATCTAAAATTGTACTGCGTGCACACAACATAGAGTATTTGATATGGAAGCGTTTGTATAACTCTGAAAAAAATTGGTTGCGCAGACAATATCTGTATTTAATTAGCAAGCATATTCAGCGTTTCGAGCAAGAAAACTTTCCTTTGTTTGATGGTATTATTGCGCTGAGTGAAGTAGATGCCGCCCTTATTCATCAAGTAGCCCCCGAAGTGCCTCTTTCCGTTATTCCTTTGGGTATTGACAATGAACAAATTATAGAACCTACAGAACATAGCCGCCACCATATTTGTTTTCTAGGTAGTTTGGAATGGGCTCCCAATGAAGAAGGCGTATTATGGTTTATTCATGAAGTTTGGTATAAAATATTGGAACAAATACCCGATGCACAGTTTGTAATTGCCGGTAAAAATCCGCCAGAGTCTTTGCGTTCCCTCTCAATAAAACAGGTAGAAATGCGTGGTGAAGTGCCTTCGGCGATAGAGTTTGTAAAAGATTTTGATATAATGATAGTGCCTTTGTTGTCAGGCTCCGGTATCCGCGTTAAAATTATAGAGGCGTTTGCTTGGGGAAAATGTGTCGTCAGTACAAATATCGGAGCTGAGGGATTATTAATTACGCCCGATAAACAATTGCTGTTGGCAGATACAGCAGTTGCCTTTGCACAGAAAACAGTGCAGGCATTAAAAGATAAAGAAAAAAGAAAACAAGTGGCATTAGCAGGACAACAATGGGTAAAAGACCATTATCAATGGTCTGAAATAATTAAAAAAGCAATTAAATTTTATAATGAAATAAAATGCAATAACTAA
- a CDS encoding glycosyltransferase family 9 protein: MNIAIYCPTGIGNYILKTPFLYTLQKTYPHNNLFLLVEDGFLLKNNLENDEFFNFKLIFFNQKSKLSKIKLIFSLNKLNIDCLIFPFDAYSSLSVFCSLLMFIPFRVVHYHPEKISLTQKVLFFFSGIHLLPATKWVPTIGHRHEIDLNYDLLQAIHPAYFKRTYTTRLYLQPSPSTPSSLFGLRPKTYIIIQPAAANGNYTAKMWNPQSTIELLKKISEENIFTVLVGDNGDANLLQPYLKDLPENTLNLVGKTNFNELLNIIYYSNLVICHDSGVMHIADALAVPLIALYGPTDYHRTRPLKNTSKVLISSTDFTMAMFNFQKTEADLETHNKNFKMMGGISVEDVFCIVKDILT; encoded by the coding sequence ATGAATATTGCCATTTACTGCCCCACTGGCATAGGGAATTATATTTTAAAGACACCATTTTTATACACACTCCAAAAAACATACCCCCACAACAATTTATTTTTATTGGTTGAAGATGGTTTTTTATTGAAAAATAATTTAGAAAATGATGAATTTTTTAATTTTAAATTAATTTTTTTTAATCAAAAATCTAAATTAAGTAAAATAAAGTTAATATTTAGTTTAAATAAATTAAATATAGATTGTTTAATTTTTCCATTTGATGCTTATTCTTCTTTAAGTGTGTTTTGTTCATTATTAATGTTTATTCCTTTTAGAGTAGTACATTATCATCCCGAAAAAATTTCTCTGACACAAAAGGTATTGTTTTTTTTTTCAGGTATTCATTTATTGCCCGCTACGAAATGGGTGCCGACGATAGGGCATCGTCATGAGATAGACCTGAATTATGATTTGCTTCAAGCTATACATCCCGCTTACTTCAAGCGCACTTATACAACTCGCTTATATTTGCAGCCTTCACCTTCCACCCCCTCGTCGTTGTTTGGGTTGCGCCCCAAAACATATATTATAATACAACCTGCGGCGGCTAACGGAAACTATACAGCAAAGATGTGGAATCCTCAAAGCACCATTGAATTGCTAAAAAAGATTTCTGAGGAAAATATATTTACGGTATTAGTTGGAGATAACGGAGATGCGAACCTGCTCCAACCCTATTTAAAAGACTTGCCGGAGAATACATTAAATTTGGTTGGGAAAACAAATTTTAATGAACTTTTAAATATTATATATTATTCTAATTTAGTTATTTGTCACGACTCCGGTGTAATGCACATTGCTGATGCTCTTGCAGTGCCGCTCATCGCGCTATACGGACCCACAGATTACCATCGTACCCGCCCACTAAAAAACACCTCTAAGGTTTTAATAAGCTCTACTGATTTTACAATGGCGATGTTTAATTTCCAAAAAACGGAGGCAGATTTGGAAACACACAATAAAAACTTTAAAATGATGGGAGGAATTAGCGTAGAAGATGTGTTTTGTATAGTAAAAGACATATTAACATAA